The proteins below are encoded in one region of Molothrus aeneus isolate 106 chromosome 32, BPBGC_Maene_1.0, whole genome shotgun sequence:
- the STYK1 gene encoding tyrosine-protein kinase STYK1: MAGDVKRFSRMLLECNSNDKLCVVREYQTEVIVVPVLLVGVFVIVLTVILWLHCRGLRAKREQSAPATTPVTRKNQREHCSTENRYIQLSESSVESLLNSASLTLKELEIPREKLLPHSLQLIKLGAYGSIYRAQLETGSSGKTKAVVLKALQDPASPQKVKDFLGRIKFHQNLGHHENLVELFGCCVDQLPLYMIMEDVSLGDLLTFLWTCRKDVMAMDGVPYDLTEKQVYEVGQQVAAALAYLEEKNLFHGDIAARNVLLHHNFTAKLCGLGLAYETHAHGASSVTQKVPVKWQAPERLLSKSPTIKADIWSFGILLYEMITLGAPPYPEVPPSDILSYLQKQNIMKQPSSCQQAMYCIMKSCWQWSAADRPSPAQLLCSLKTAMKTSNGHTVLQVPEPVVPELYADVAGVDVHSLVREYTIL; encoded by the exons ATGGCAGGGGATGTGAAAAGATTCTCACGGATGCTGCTGGAGTGCAATAGCAATGACAAACTATGTG TTGTGCGTGAATATCAAACAGAAGTGATTGTTGTCCCAGTTCTCCTGGTGGGAGTTTTTGTCATTGTGCTCACTGTGATCCTCTGGCTCCACTGCCGCGGCCTGCGAGCAAAGCGGGAGCAATCAGCACCAGCCACAACCCCAg TGACAAGAAAGAATCAGCGGGAACACTGCTCAACAGAGAACCGCTACATCCAGCTGAGTGAGAGCTCTGTGGAGAGCCTGCTAAATTCTGCATCCTTGACTCTGAAAGAATTAGAGATACCACGAGAGAAACTCTTACCACACAGCTTGCAGCTGATAAAACTTGGTGCCTATGGGAGCATCTACAGAGCACAGTTGGAaactgggagctctgggaagacTAAGGCTGTGGTGTTGAAAGCCTTGCAAG ATCCAGCTAGTCCCCAGAAAGTAAAGGATTTCTTGGGAAGGATTAAATTCCATCAAAATCTTGGCCATCATGAGAACTTGGTTGAATTGTTTGGATGTTGTGTAGACCAGCTCCCACTTTATATGATCATGGAAGATGTGTCTCTTGGTGACCTGCTGACATTTCTGTGGACATGTCGGAAG GATGTAATGGCAATGGATGGTGTCCCCTATGACCTCACTGAGAAGCAGGTATATGAGGTTGGACAGCAGgttgcagcagctctg GCTTATCTCGAAGAAAAGAACTTGTTCCATGGTGACATTGCTGCCAGGAATGTCCTTCTCCATCACAACTTCACTGCCAAGCTCTGTGGTTTGGGCCTGGCCTACGAAACTCACGCACATGGTGCCAGCTCAGTCACACAGAAAGTGCCCGTCAAGTGGCAGGCACCAGAGAGGCTCCTGAGCAAATCCCCTACCATCAAGGCAGACAT aTGGTCTTTTGGAATTCTACTGTATGAAATGATTACATTAG GTGCTCCACCATATCCTGAGGTGCCACCTTCTGACATCTTATCATACCTGCAGAAACAGAACATTATGAAGCAGCCCTCGAGCTGCCAGCAAGCCAT GTACTGCATCATGAAGTCCTGCTGGCAGTGGAGTGCAGCTGACCGgccttccccagcacagctcttgtGCTCCCTGAAAACAGCCATGAAGACCAGCAATGGGCACAcagtgctgcaggtgcctgAGCCAGTGGTGCCTGAACTCTATGCTGATGTTGCTGGTGTTGATGTGCACAGCCTGGTGAGGGAATACACAATCCTCTGA